In one Oryza glaberrima chromosome 2, OglaRS2, whole genome shotgun sequence genomic region, the following are encoded:
- the LOC127764307 gene encoding heavy metal-associated isoprenylated plant protein 7-like — protein sequence MGEEEKVKEEAAAEKGKEAAVAEEKEAAAAGEEKKEDAPPPPPPPEEVVMRVFMHCEGCARKVKKILRGFDGVEDVVADSKAHKVIVKGKKAAADPMKVVHRVQKKTGRKVELLSPMPPPVEEKKEEEKKEEPEPPKPEEKKEPTVIAVVLKVHMHCDACAQVIRKKILKMKGVQSAEPDMKASQVMVKGVFEESKLTDYVHKRIGKNAAVVKSEPAPPPENAGDANAKDDKKAAEGGEEKDESKEEKKEGDDAGGDEKEKEKEKDDSNAAEVEEKDKEKDPSALAAANLYMHYPRFSNPGGYGVPGYAYPYAPQLFSDENPNACVVM from the exons ATGGGCGAG GAGGAGAaggtgaaggaggaggcggcggcggagaaggggaaggaggcggcggtagcggaggagaaggaggcggcggcggcaggggaggagaagaaggaggacgcgccgccgccgccgccaccgccggaggaggtggtgatGCGGGTCTTCATGCACTGCGAAGGGTGCGCTCGCAAGGTCAAGAAGATACTCAGGGGATTTGATG GAGTGGAAGATGTTGTCGCGGACTCGAAAGCTCACAAGGTGATCGTGAAGGGAAAGAAGGCTGCTGCTGACCCAATGAAGGTAGTGCACCGTGTGCAGAAGAAGACAGGCCGCAAGGTTGAGCTTCTATCACCGATGCCACCTCcggtggaggagaagaaggaagaggagaaaaaggaagagCCCGAGCCACCAAAACctgaagagaagaaggag CCAACGGTGATAGCGGTGGTCCTGAAGGTGCATATGCATTGTGATGCCTGTGCGCAAGTTATCAGGAAGAAAATCCTCAAGATGAAAG GAGTGCAATCAGCAGAGCCAGACATGAAGGCATCACAAGTGATGGtgaagggtgtgtttgaggagtcAAAGCTCACCGATTACGTGCATAAACGCATTGGTAAGAATGCCGCCGTCGTAAAATCTGAACCAGCCCCTCCCCCTGAGAATGCTGGCGATGCAAATGCAAAGGATGACAAGAAGGCGGCCGAAGGTGGCGAGGAGAAGGACGAGAGCAAGGAGGAAAAGAAGGAAGGTGATGATGCTGGGGGTgatgagaaagaaaaggagaaagagaaggatgATAGCAATGCTGCCGAGGTTGAAGAGAAGGACAAAGAGAAAGATCCTTCAGCCTTGGCTGCTGCTAATCTGTATATGCATTACCCAAGATTCAGCAACCCTGGTGGATATGGTGTTCCTGGCTACGCATACCCGTATGCGCCACAGCTCTTCAGCGACGAGAATCCGAACGCCTGTGTTGTGATGTGA